From one Marmota flaviventris isolate mMarFla1 chromosome 1, mMarFla1.hap1, whole genome shotgun sequence genomic stretch:
- the LOC114099170 gene encoding TRPM8 channel-associated factor 2, translating to MAPTPDAAFETLMNGVTSWDIPKGPIPSELLLIGEAAFPVMVNDRGQVLIAASSYGQGRLVVMSHEGYLLHAGLAPFLLNAVGWLRSSPGAPIGVHPSLGSLVNLLKGSGVEAQIEPEPREALGVYCTSAYSNGLTARLVQFVKQGGGLLIGGQAWYWASQHGRDKVLSSFPGNQVTSMAGVYFTDIHGDRSHFKVSKKVPKIPLHVRCGQQLRQDQQQLLEGISELDIQTGGVPSQLLVHGALAFPLGLDASLNCFLAAAHYGRGRVVVAAHEGMLCAPKMELFLLNAVRWLARDQKGKIGVNSSLKDLHALLLKHGLQCRLESHLTSDLCVYCCKAYSDREAKELQEFVAEGGGLLIGGQAWWWASQNPGRSALAAFPGNVILNCFGLSILPRTLSPGCFPVPTPEMRSYHFRKAMSEFRTVLNHGTENLEKSHLAKLGVDGAAFLQIPAQGVPTYASLHRLLRKTLQQAGLPAVSKEKPVARDSCEATMLCLATELAHSGTDCSQLAQGLGTQTCPSRMQASADPITVEINGTNPGNEDSWVSTGLYLLEGQNAEISLPAATACAGLKVQIGCHTDDLSKAKKLSRAPVVTHQCCMDRTQRSVSCLWGGLLYVIVPKGSQLGPVSVTIKGAVPAPYYKLDKTSLEEWRSCIQENPAPWGELATDNIILTVPTANLQALEDPAPALHLWDKMMQSISRLAAQPFPFRRPERIVADVQISAGWMHSGYPIMCHLESVKELIDETVMRRSGLWGPIHELGHNQQRHGWEFPPHTTEATCNLWSVYVHETVLGIPRAQAHPALNPAEREKRIKAYVGKGAPLSDWNVWTALETYLQLQEAFGWEPFTQLFAEYQTFSGLPKDNVSKMNLWVKKFSETVQKNLVPFFEAWGWPVQREVADSLSSLPCWQENPMSIYSGTRR from the exons ATGGCACCAACTCCTGATGCTGCTTTCGAGACCCTCATGAATGGAGTGACCAGCTGGGATATCCCCAAAGGCCCCATCCCCAGTGAGCTCCTTCTTATTGGAGAGGCCGCCTTCCCAGTGATGGTGAATGACAGAGGCCAGGTTCTCATCGCTGCCTCCTCCTATGGCCAAGGCCGCCTCGTGGTCATGTCCCATGAAGGCTACCTGTTACATGCGGGCTTGGCTCCATTTCTCCTCAATGCAGTGGGCTGGCTCCGTTCCTCCCCTGGGGCTCCTATTGGAGTGCACCCCTCCCTGGGTTCACTAGTAAACCTCCTGAAGGGCTCCGGGGTTGAGGCCCAGATTGAGCCAGAGCCTAGAGAGGCCCTGGGTGTTTACTGCACCAGTGCCTACAGTAATGGCTTGACCGCGAGGCTGGTCCAGTTTGTGAAACAGGGAGGGGGCTTGCTGATCGGGGGCCAGGCCTGGTATTGGGCCAGTCAGCATGGCCGTGACAAGGTGCTGTCCAGCTTCCCCGGGAACCAGGTGACAAGCATGGCTGGAGTGTACTTCACTGACATCCATGGGGACAGAAGCCACTTCAAGGTCTCCAAGAAGGTGCCCAAGATCCCGCTGCATGTCAG GTGTGGGCAGCAGCTCAGGCAGGACCAGCAGCAGCTCCTGGAAGGGATCTCGGAGTTGGACATCCAGACAGGGGGAGTCCCCTCCCAGCTGTTGGTGCACGGGGCCCTGGCCTTCCCTCTGGGACTGGATGCCTCCCTCAACTGCTTCCTTGCAGCTGCCCACTATGGCCGTGGCCGGGTGGTTGTGGCTGCCCATGAGGGCATGCTCTGCGCTCCCAAGATGGAGCTCTTCCTGCTCAATGCTGTGCGCTGGCTGGCCAGAGACCAGAAGGGCAAAATTGGGGTGAACTCAAGTCTAAAAGATCTGCATGCCCTACTGTTGAAGCACGGCCTGCAGTGCAGGTTGGAGTCCCATCTGACCAGTGACTTATGTGTGTACTGCTGCAAGGCTTACAGTGACAGAGAGGCCAAGGAGCTCCAGGAGTTTGTGGCCGAGGGTGGGGGACTGCTGATCGGAGGTCAGGCCTGGTGGTGGGCCTCCCAGAACCCAGGCCGCTCTGCCTTGGCTGCTTTCCCTGGCAATGTCATCCTCAACTGCTTTGGCCTCAGTATCCTGCCTCGGACTCTCAGCCCAGGCTGTTTCCCTGTCCCCACTCCTGAGATGAGGAGCTACCACTTCCGTAAGGCAATGTCCGAGTTCCGGACTGTGTTGAACCACGGTACTGAGAACCTGGAAAAGAGTCACTTGGCAAAGCTGGGAGTAGATGGGGCAGCCTTCCTCCAGATTCCTGCCCAGGGGGTTCCTACTTATGCCTCCTTACACCGGCTCCTGAGGAAGACGCTGCAACAGGCAGGCCTCCCAGCTGTGAGCAAGGAAAAGCCGGTTGCCCGTGACTCCTGTGAGGCCACCATGCTCTGTCTGGCCACAGAGTTGGCACACTCTGGGACCGACTGCTCCCAACTGGCTCAGGGCCTCGGCACGCAGACCTGCCCCTCCAGGATGCAGGCTTCAGCAGACCCCATCACTGTGGAGATCAATGGGACTAACCCAG GCAATGAGGACTCCTGGGTGAGCACCGGGCTCTACCTCCTGGAAGGACAAAATGCAGAAATCTCCCTGCCTGCAGCTACAGCCTGTGCTGGCCTGAAG GTTCAGATTGGCTGCCACACGGATGACCTGAGCAAGGCTAAGAAGCTCTCCCGAGCCCCTGTGGTGACTCACCAGTGCTGTATGGACAGGACCCAACGGTCAGTCTCCTGCCTCTGGGGTGGCCTCCTCTATGTCATCGTTCCCAAGGGCAGTCAACTTGGCCCTGTGTCTGTCACCATCAAGGGGGCTGTGCCTGCCCCTTACTACAAGTTGG ATAAGACATCCCTGGAGGAGTGGAGGAGCTGTATCCAGGAGAACCCGGCTCCCTGGGGAGAGCTGGCCACAGACAACATCATCCTGACAGTGCCCACTGCAAACCTCCAGGCCCTGGAGGACCCCGCGCCTGCGCTCCACCTCTGGGATAAGATGATGCAGTCTATATCCCGGCTGGCGGCCCAGCCTTTCCCTTTCCGTAGACCTGAGAGGATTGTTGCTGATGTGCAGATCTCAGCTG GCTGGATGCACTCAGGGTACCCCATCATGTGCCACCTGGAATCTGTGAAGGAGCTCATTGATGAGACAGTCATGAGAAGATCAGGTCTGTGGGGACCCATCCACGAGCTGGGCCACAACCAGCAAAGACATGGATGGGAGTTCCCTCCACACACCACTGAGGCCACCTGCAACCTCTGGTCAGTCTACGTGCATGAGACAGTCCTGGGGATCCCCAGGGCTCAGGCCCACCCTGCTCTGAACCCCGCAGAACGAGAGAAGAGAATCAAGGCATATGTGGGAAAGGGAGCTCCGCTGAGTGACTGGAATGTGTGGACAGCTCTGGAAACATATCTACAG